A part of Primulina eburnea isolate SZY01 chromosome 10, ASM2296580v1, whole genome shotgun sequence genomic DNA contains:
- the LOC140842946 gene encoding uncharacterized protein: MDEDKHCHVVGWEQVCRSKDMGGLGLGTIVLRNRALLGMWLWRGIKENETLWKNLITSIYGLQDNGWDLGDSQSYRWDVYFRRNLNDVELGEFTILYGVLVTVRVQVGYEDFRVWLGDSSGVFSVKSVYESFFHVQSFLVFSCNENIWKVPIIHKIQIFSWTVALGKLPTTFSAKKMADLCFKSSMELRCYWVFPQRARGMFIIEPGLSSGTRFKVFWYVIVHLTIGSLWLERNNRIFNDLNNNVNEVWELINFRVASSTSRIKEFNNFTISDLVRDWKFVMVSR, from the exons ATGGATGAGGATAAACATTGTCATGTTGTTGGGTGGGAGCAGGTTTGCAGATCGAAGGATATGGGAGGATTGGGGCTGGGGACTATTGTGTTGAGAAATAGAGCGCTTCTTGGAATGTGGTTGTGGAGAGGTATTAAGGAAAATGAGACTTTGTGGAAAAATTTGATAACAAGCATTTATGGTCTTCAAGACAATGGGTGGGACTTGG GTGACAGTCAATCTTATCGATGGGACGTGTATTTTAGGAGAAATCTCAATGATGTAGAGTTGGGGGAATTTACTATTCTTTATGGTGTTCTAGTTACGGTTAGGGTTCAAGTGGGTTATGAGGATTTCAGGGTTTGGTTGGGGGATTCTTCGGGCGTGTTCTCGGTCAAATCTGTTTATGAGTCTTTTTTTCATGTCCAATCctttcttgttttctcttgcAATGAGAATATTTGGAAAGTTCCTATCATACACAAGATTCAGATTTTCTCATGGACTGTGGCTTTGGGTAAACTTCCTACAACATTCAGTGCAAAGAAGATGGCCGACTTGTGCTTTAAGTCCTCAATG GAACTCAGATGTTATTGGGTTTTTCCTCAGAGAGCACGAGGCATGTTCATTATTGAGCCAGGTTTATCATCGGGTACAAGATTTAAGGTCTTCTGGTACGTCATCGTTCATTTAACCATTGGGTCACTCTGGCTCGAGAGGAATAACAGAATCTTCAACGACTTAAACAACAATGTCAATGAGGTTTGGGAGCTTATCAATTTCAGAGTTGCATCGTCGACATCAAGGATTAAAGAGTTCAACAATTTCACTATATCAGATCTTGTTAGGGATTGGAAGTTTGTGATGGTTTCACGATAG
- the LOC140842947 gene encoding secreted RxLR effector protein 161-like, with the protein MKDCSSSIAPVVKGDKFNLSQCPKNDLEREQMKNILYASAVGSLMYAQVCTRPDIAFIVGMLGRYQSNPGLDHWKAAKKVMGYLQGTKDYMLMFRRTENLEVIGYSDSDYAGCIDSRKSTSGYIFMLVGGAVPWRSAKQTLTATSTMEDEFAKNTKNGSRSKHIDIKYLAIRERVKDKTMVIEHISTELMIADPLTKGIPPLKFKDHTERMRLGPFM; encoded by the exons ATGAAAGATTGTTCATCAAGTATAGCTCCCGTTGTGAAAGGCGATAAATTCAATTTGAGCCAATGCCCAAAGAATGATCTAGAGCGGGAACAAATGAAAAACATTCTTTATGCTTCTGCTGTCGGAAGCTTGATGTATGCTCAGGTTTGCACTAGACCTGACATTGCATTTATTGTTGGGATGTTGGGAAGATATCAGAGTAATCCAGGTTTAGACCATTGGAAAGCTGCAAAGAAAGTCATGGGGTACCTTCAAGGGaccaaagattatatgcttATGTTCAGACGAACTGAGAATTTGGAAGTAATTGGCTACTCTGATTCAGACTACGCTGGCTGCATTGACTCAAGAAAATCCACTTCAGGATATATTTTCATGCTAGTTGGTGGAGCTGTACCTTGGAGAAGTGCAAAGCAGACATTGACTGCTACTTCCACTATGGAAGATGAGTTC GCCAAAAATACCAAAAATGGTAGTCGAAGCAAGCACATCGACATTAAGTATTTAGCCATACGAGAACGTGTTAAAGATAAAACCATGGTTATCGAGCACATTAGCACTGAATTGATGATTGCAGATCCTTTGACTAAGGGCATTCCACCAttaaaatttaaggatcatacAGAAAGAATGAGACTTGGTCCttttatgtaa